In Balaenoptera musculus isolate JJ_BM4_2016_0621 chromosome 19, mBalMus1.pri.v3, whole genome shotgun sequence, one genomic interval encodes:
- the IRF8 gene encoding interferon regulatory factor 8 isoform X1 yields the protein MMEAVFEPRHPSREPRLPTPSRTHHLDSGRRARASQLCSPAGSSGSPIGHQGHRSVGSTPWEIWSPRSKAWAVFKGKFKEGDKAEPATWKTRLRCALNKSPDFEEVTDRSQLDISEPYKVYRIVPEEEQKCKLGVVAPGCISEATEMECGRSEIDELIKEPPVDDYMGLVKRSPSPPEACRSQLLPDWWVQQPGAAGLPLVPGYSTYDAHHAAFSQMVISFYYGGRLVGQSTTTCPEGCRLSLGQPGLPGGRLCGPEGLELVRFPPADAIPSERQRQVTRKLFGHLERGVLLHSSRQGVLVKRLCQGRVFYSGNAAAGRGGPNKLERDEVVKVFDTSQFFRELQQFYNSQSRLPDSRVVLCFGEEFPDMTPLRSKLILVQIEQLYVRQLVEEAGKSCSAGSMMQAPEEPPPDQVFRVFPDVCASHQRPFFRENQQITV from the exons ATGATGGAGGCAGTGTTTGAACCCAGGCATCCCAGTCGTGAGCCCAGGCTCCCAACCCCTAGCCGTACCCATCACCTAGATTCAGGCAGAAGAGCCAGGGcatcccagctctgcagcccAGCCGGCTCATCAGGATCCCCCATCGGTCATCAGGGCCACAGAAGTGTGGGCTCCACCCCTTGGGAGATTTGGAGCCCTAGGTCCAAG gcCTGGGCCGTTTTTAAAGGGAAGTTTAAGGAAGGGGACAAGGCCGAGCCGGCCACATGGAAGACGAGGTTACGCTGTGCTTTGAACAAGAGCCCGGATTTTGAGGAAGTGACAGACCGGTCCCAGCTGGACATTTCTGAACCGTATAAAGTTTACCGAATCGTCCCCGAGGAGGAGCAAAAAT GCAAATTAGGCGTGGTGGCTCCCGGCTGCATTAGTGAAGCCACAGAGATGGAGTGCGGTCGCTCCGAAATCGACGAGCTGATCAAGGAG CCTCCCGTGGACGATTACATGGGGCTGGTCAAACGGAGCCCCTCCCCGCCCGAGGCCTGCAGGAGTCAGCTCCTCCCGGACTGGTGGGTGCAGCAGCCCGGCGCAG CAGGCCTGCCGCTGGTGCCAGGGTACAGCACCTACGACGCGCACCACGCAG CCTTCTCCCAGATGGTCATCAGCTTCTACTACGGGGGCAGGCTGGTGGGCCAGAGCACCACCACGTGCCCCGAGGGCTGCCGCCTGTCCCTGGGCCAGCCCGGCCTGCCCGGCGGCAGGCTGTGTGGGCCCGAGGGCCTGGAGCTGGTGCGCTTCCCGCCGGCCGACGCCATCCCCAGTGAGCGGCAGCGGCAGGTGACTCGGAAGCTGTTCGGGCACCTGGAGCGCGGCGTCCTCCTGCACAGCAGCCGGCAGGGCGTGCTGGTCAAGCGGCTGTGCCAGGGCCGCGTGTTCTACAGCGGCAACGCCGCGGCGGGCAGGGGCGGCCCCAACAAGCTGGAGCGCGACGAGGTGGTCAAGGTCTTCGACACCAGCCAGTTCTTCCGAG AGCTGCAGCAGTTCTACAACAGCCAGAGCCGGCTTCCCGACAGCAGGGTGGTGCTGTGCTTCGGAGAGGAGTTTCCAGATATGACCCCCTTGCGCTCCAAGCTCATTCTCGTGCAG ATCGAGCAGCTCTACGTCCGACAGCTGGTGGAAGAGGCTGGGAAGAGCTGCAGTGCCGGCTCCATGATGCAGGCCCCCGAGGAGCCCCCGCCAGACCAGGTCTTCCGCGTGTTTCCAGATGTTTGTGCCTCACACCAGAGACCTTTTTTCAGAGAAAACCAGCAGATCACAGTTTAA
- the IRF8 gene encoding interferon regulatory factor 8 isoform X3: MCDRNGGRRLRQWLIEQIDSTMYPGLIWENDEKSMFRIPWKHAGKQDYNQEVDASIFKAWAVFKGKFKEGDKAEPATWKTRLRCALNKSPDFEEVTDRSQLDISEPYKVYRIVPEEEQKCKLGVVAPGCISEATEMECGRSEIDELIKEPPVDDYMGLVKRSPSPPEACRSQLLPDWWVQQPGAAGLPLVPGYSTYDAHHAAFSQMVISFYYGGRLVGQSTTTCPEGCRLSLGQPGLPGGRLCGPEGLELVRFPPADAIPSERQRQVTRKLFGHLERGVLLHSSRQGVLVKRLCQGRVFYSGNAAAGRGGPNKLERDEVVKVFDTSQFFRELQQFYNSQSRLPDSRVVLCFGEEFPDMTPLRSKLILVQIEQLYVRQLVEEAGKSCSAGSMMQAPEEPPPDQVFRVFPDVCASHQRPFFRENQQITV; this comes from the exons ATGTGTGACCGCAACGGCGGCCGGCGGCTGCGGCAGTGGCTGATTGAGCAGATCGATAGCACCATGTACCCAGGGCTGATCTGGGAGAACGACGAGAAGAGCATGTTCCGGATCCCTTGGAAACACGCTGGCAAACAGGATTACAACCAGGAAGTGGACGCCTCCATCTTCAAG gcCTGGGCCGTTTTTAAAGGGAAGTTTAAGGAAGGGGACAAGGCCGAGCCGGCCACATGGAAGACGAGGTTACGCTGTGCTTTGAACAAGAGCCCGGATTTTGAGGAAGTGACAGACCGGTCCCAGCTGGACATTTCTGAACCGTATAAAGTTTACCGAATCGTCCCCGAGGAGGAGCAAAAAT GCAAATTAGGCGTGGTGGCTCCCGGCTGCATTAGTGAAGCCACAGAGATGGAGTGCGGTCGCTCCGAAATCGACGAGCTGATCAAGGAG CCTCCCGTGGACGATTACATGGGGCTGGTCAAACGGAGCCCCTCCCCGCCCGAGGCCTGCAGGAGTCAGCTCCTCCCGGACTGGTGGGTGCAGCAGCCCGGCGCAG CAGGCCTGCCGCTGGTGCCAGGGTACAGCACCTACGACGCGCACCACGCAG CCTTCTCCCAGATGGTCATCAGCTTCTACTACGGGGGCAGGCTGGTGGGCCAGAGCACCACCACGTGCCCCGAGGGCTGCCGCCTGTCCCTGGGCCAGCCCGGCCTGCCCGGCGGCAGGCTGTGTGGGCCCGAGGGCCTGGAGCTGGTGCGCTTCCCGCCGGCCGACGCCATCCCCAGTGAGCGGCAGCGGCAGGTGACTCGGAAGCTGTTCGGGCACCTGGAGCGCGGCGTCCTCCTGCACAGCAGCCGGCAGGGCGTGCTGGTCAAGCGGCTGTGCCAGGGCCGCGTGTTCTACAGCGGCAACGCCGCGGCGGGCAGGGGCGGCCCCAACAAGCTGGAGCGCGACGAGGTGGTCAAGGTCTTCGACACCAGCCAGTTCTTCCGAG AGCTGCAGCAGTTCTACAACAGCCAGAGCCGGCTTCCCGACAGCAGGGTGGTGCTGTGCTTCGGAGAGGAGTTTCCAGATATGACCCCCTTGCGCTCCAAGCTCATTCTCGTGCAG ATCGAGCAGCTCTACGTCCGACAGCTGGTGGAAGAGGCTGGGAAGAGCTGCAGTGCCGGCTCCATGATGCAGGCCCCCGAGGAGCCCCCGCCAGACCAGGTCTTCCGCGTGTTTCCAGATGTTTGTGCCTCACACCAGAGACCTTTTTTCAGAGAAAACCAGCAGATCACAGTTTAA
- the IRF8 gene encoding interferon regulatory factor 8 isoform X4: MCDRNGGRRLRQWLIEQIDSTMYPGLIWENDEKSMFRIPWKHAGKQDYNQEVDASIFKAWAVFKGKFKEGDKAEPATWKTRLRCALNKSPDFEEVTDRSQLDISEPYKVYRIVPEEEQKCKLGVVAPGCISEATEMECGRSEIDELIKEPPVDDYMGLVKRSPSPPEACRSQLLPDWWVQQPGAGLPLVPGYSTYDAHHAAFSQMVISFYYGGRLVGQSTTTCPEGCRLSLGQPGLPGGRLCGPEGLELVRFPPADAIPSERQRQVTRKLFGHLERGVLLHSSRQGVLVKRLCQGRVFYSGNAAAGRGGPNKLERDEVVKVFDTSQFFRELQQFYNSQSRLPDSRVVLCFGEEFPDMTPLRSKLILVQIEQLYVRQLVEEAGKSCSAGSMMQAPEEPPPDQVFRVFPDVCASHQRPFFRENQQITV; encoded by the exons ATGTGTGACCGCAACGGCGGCCGGCGGCTGCGGCAGTGGCTGATTGAGCAGATCGATAGCACCATGTACCCAGGGCTGATCTGGGAGAACGACGAGAAGAGCATGTTCCGGATCCCTTGGAAACACGCTGGCAAACAGGATTACAACCAGGAAGTGGACGCCTCCATCTTCAAG gcCTGGGCCGTTTTTAAAGGGAAGTTTAAGGAAGGGGACAAGGCCGAGCCGGCCACATGGAAGACGAGGTTACGCTGTGCTTTGAACAAGAGCCCGGATTTTGAGGAAGTGACAGACCGGTCCCAGCTGGACATTTCTGAACCGTATAAAGTTTACCGAATCGTCCCCGAGGAGGAGCAAAAAT GCAAATTAGGCGTGGTGGCTCCCGGCTGCATTAGTGAAGCCACAGAGATGGAGTGCGGTCGCTCCGAAATCGACGAGCTGATCAAGGAG CCTCCCGTGGACGATTACATGGGGCTGGTCAAACGGAGCCCCTCCCCGCCCGAGGCCTGCAGGAGTCAGCTCCTCCCGGACTGGTGGGTGCAGCAGCCCGGCGCAG GCCTGCCGCTGGTGCCAGGGTACAGCACCTACGACGCGCACCACGCAG CCTTCTCCCAGATGGTCATCAGCTTCTACTACGGGGGCAGGCTGGTGGGCCAGAGCACCACCACGTGCCCCGAGGGCTGCCGCCTGTCCCTGGGCCAGCCCGGCCTGCCCGGCGGCAGGCTGTGTGGGCCCGAGGGCCTGGAGCTGGTGCGCTTCCCGCCGGCCGACGCCATCCCCAGTGAGCGGCAGCGGCAGGTGACTCGGAAGCTGTTCGGGCACCTGGAGCGCGGCGTCCTCCTGCACAGCAGCCGGCAGGGCGTGCTGGTCAAGCGGCTGTGCCAGGGCCGCGTGTTCTACAGCGGCAACGCCGCGGCGGGCAGGGGCGGCCCCAACAAGCTGGAGCGCGACGAGGTGGTCAAGGTCTTCGACACCAGCCAGTTCTTCCGAG AGCTGCAGCAGTTCTACAACAGCCAGAGCCGGCTTCCCGACAGCAGGGTGGTGCTGTGCTTCGGAGAGGAGTTTCCAGATATGACCCCCTTGCGCTCCAAGCTCATTCTCGTGCAG ATCGAGCAGCTCTACGTCCGACAGCTGGTGGAAGAGGCTGGGAAGAGCTGCAGTGCCGGCTCCATGATGCAGGCCCCCGAGGAGCCCCCGCCAGACCAGGTCTTCCGCGTGTTTCCAGATGTTTGTGCCTCACACCAGAGACCTTTTTTCAGAGAAAACCAGCAGATCACAGTTTAA
- the IRF8 gene encoding interferon regulatory factor 8 isoform X2 gives MMEAVFEPRHPSREPRLPTPSRTHHLDSGRRARASQLCSPAGSSGSPIGHQGHRSVGSTPWEIWSPRSKAWAVFKGKFKEGDKAEPATWKTRLRCALNKSPDFEEVTDRSQLDISEPYKVYRIVPEEEQKCKLGVVAPGCISEATEMECGRSEIDELIKEPPVDDYMGLVKRSPSPPEACRSQLLPDWWVQQPGAGLPLVPGYSTYDAHHAAFSQMVISFYYGGRLVGQSTTTCPEGCRLSLGQPGLPGGRLCGPEGLELVRFPPADAIPSERQRQVTRKLFGHLERGVLLHSSRQGVLVKRLCQGRVFYSGNAAAGRGGPNKLERDEVVKVFDTSQFFRELQQFYNSQSRLPDSRVVLCFGEEFPDMTPLRSKLILVQIEQLYVRQLVEEAGKSCSAGSMMQAPEEPPPDQVFRVFPDVCASHQRPFFRENQQITV, from the exons ATGATGGAGGCAGTGTTTGAACCCAGGCATCCCAGTCGTGAGCCCAGGCTCCCAACCCCTAGCCGTACCCATCACCTAGATTCAGGCAGAAGAGCCAGGGcatcccagctctgcagcccAGCCGGCTCATCAGGATCCCCCATCGGTCATCAGGGCCACAGAAGTGTGGGCTCCACCCCTTGGGAGATTTGGAGCCCTAGGTCCAAG gcCTGGGCCGTTTTTAAAGGGAAGTTTAAGGAAGGGGACAAGGCCGAGCCGGCCACATGGAAGACGAGGTTACGCTGTGCTTTGAACAAGAGCCCGGATTTTGAGGAAGTGACAGACCGGTCCCAGCTGGACATTTCTGAACCGTATAAAGTTTACCGAATCGTCCCCGAGGAGGAGCAAAAAT GCAAATTAGGCGTGGTGGCTCCCGGCTGCATTAGTGAAGCCACAGAGATGGAGTGCGGTCGCTCCGAAATCGACGAGCTGATCAAGGAG CCTCCCGTGGACGATTACATGGGGCTGGTCAAACGGAGCCCCTCCCCGCCCGAGGCCTGCAGGAGTCAGCTCCTCCCGGACTGGTGGGTGCAGCAGCCCGGCGCAG GCCTGCCGCTGGTGCCAGGGTACAGCACCTACGACGCGCACCACGCAG CCTTCTCCCAGATGGTCATCAGCTTCTACTACGGGGGCAGGCTGGTGGGCCAGAGCACCACCACGTGCCCCGAGGGCTGCCGCCTGTCCCTGGGCCAGCCCGGCCTGCCCGGCGGCAGGCTGTGTGGGCCCGAGGGCCTGGAGCTGGTGCGCTTCCCGCCGGCCGACGCCATCCCCAGTGAGCGGCAGCGGCAGGTGACTCGGAAGCTGTTCGGGCACCTGGAGCGCGGCGTCCTCCTGCACAGCAGCCGGCAGGGCGTGCTGGTCAAGCGGCTGTGCCAGGGCCGCGTGTTCTACAGCGGCAACGCCGCGGCGGGCAGGGGCGGCCCCAACAAGCTGGAGCGCGACGAGGTGGTCAAGGTCTTCGACACCAGCCAGTTCTTCCGAG AGCTGCAGCAGTTCTACAACAGCCAGAGCCGGCTTCCCGACAGCAGGGTGGTGCTGTGCTTCGGAGAGGAGTTTCCAGATATGACCCCCTTGCGCTCCAAGCTCATTCTCGTGCAG ATCGAGCAGCTCTACGTCCGACAGCTGGTGGAAGAGGCTGGGAAGAGCTGCAGTGCCGGCTCCATGATGCAGGCCCCCGAGGAGCCCCCGCCAGACCAGGTCTTCCGCGTGTTTCCAGATGTTTGTGCCTCACACCAGAGACCTTTTTTCAGAGAAAACCAGCAGATCACAGTTTAA